The sequence CCGAGGAGCCTCTCTGTCACCTTCCCGGATGTGACTTCCTCTCCACCCCCGCTGGGCTTCCTGACTGGGGGAACTTGGCTAGGGGTCGTACTCACAGAAGTCTAGTGGCGTGGTCCCCAGGGCCGTTGTGAGCACGGAGGGCCAGAGTTCTTAGGGCTACCGTAAGCCTGGAGGGCCTCGGGGTTGCTGTACGCCCTGAGCGTGGAGGGCCGGGGTTCCTACAGCTGCTGTAAGCCCAGCGGGATGGGTTCCTTAGGACCGCTGTAAGCCCGGAGGGCCGGGGTCCTTAGGGCCACTGTAAGTCTGGAGGGCCAGGGGCCTCTGGGTCGCTATAAGCCCTGAGCGCGGAGGGCCGGGGTCCTTATGGTCACTGTAAGTCTGGAGGGCCAGGGGCCTCTGGGTCGCTATAAGCCCTGAGCACGGAGGGCCGGGGTCTTTATGGTCGCTGTAAACCCGGAGGGCCGGGGTCCTTAGGGCCACTGTAAGTCTGGAGGACCAGGGGCCTCTGGGTCGCTATAAGCCCTGAGTGTTGAGGGCCGGGGTCCTCGACATTCTGTCCAGCTGCTCCTTCGTGTGGGGCTGGCATAGCAAAATCAGCCCCCAGTGATGATGTAAGGAAccttctccctccctctctcttcctccattTCCTGAATTTTTGcatccctcacccccccccacccccccataacGTACAAAGGGGGACTTTGTCATTGGCTTTGTTTGCTTTTGTCCGGTGGAGCGTATGAAGTTGACTCAGAGCTTCTGGGCGAGTTTCGTCCGCAGCATGTGACCGGCTGCCGGGGACTGCGTCTGCCCCTCTCTCGGTTTGCCAGCTCGGGCGTCTCGCAGACACTCTCCCCTCACGTCTGGTGGTCTTTGCTGGATGTCGAGTCACTGCTGGAGCAGGGTGAGTGCAGAGAGTTGAGGGCGACGTGCTGCGGTAGGAGCCGGGGATCCTGGGAATTATCGACCTGCCATGTGGCAGTATGTGCGGCATGCGGTTCTCATGCAAACTCTTTCTCTATAAGTGTTTTTATTGGCTTTAATTCTgtgtcatttctgtgtgtatgtCACAGTGACTGTCCGCAATGACTGCTTTAAGGACATATCCGATAGGGGGTTTTCTGAATTATCATTGTCAATGTCCTTACGGCTGTTGACTTTTCCTCAGCCTGTGTAAACTAtgaattcagttcattttgAACATCAGTAGGTATTTTTATGAGTTATGATGTACATGCTGTActgataaatgtattttttatgaAACATTGTGTTTATCTCTACAGTAAACAGTAATCAGGGCTGACTTAGTGCATGGCTGCTTAATGCTGTCATTGCTGTGATTTCGGTTATTTTTGGCTATTGGGTTTAATTACCCTTCCTTCCTGTTAACGGTGCAGCACTTAATAATGATTGACGACTCCCTGGATATGAGCTTGTCCGTCACACTGATGTTCTGGCAGTGGGACAGTATCTTCTGGATGTCTGGGAGTctcgtctctcccccccccccagtctgggACCCCCGAGAGCTTCCCCTCAGTTAAAGACAGTGGTTCACTGCGGTAGCTTTCTTTTAGCCTCTTGAGTTGACATTGGCTGTAGCTGAgtgtttgcacagctgtctgatCAGAGGGGAGCGGCTGATCATGGGTGGCACTGCGGGCCGCACAGGGGTCCCCGGCACAGTGATGAGTCACATTCAGAGCGGTACCGTTTCGAGATCACGGACCATGTGCTTGACGGGACCCCATGGCCCTGTGTGCGGGAATTCGGCCCCCTGTTTACGCATCtttgtgcatccccccccccaggcgcaGCGTCCCTGTGATCCGGCCGCATTCCTGGCATCTGGCCAAGCTGTCCGAGCCACCCGGCGCTGACGGGCCCCCTGCCATGCAGCTGCACTCCGGGCCCTTCGGCGTCCCGTGGCCCTCGGCAGGAGAGAGCAGGTGATGCCTGGCGCCATCCCACACACCACCGGTATCCAGGTCACGCCTGTCAGAAAAACCCATTCCGGTTTCCCGTTAACATCGTTCACGAAAACTAAAAATCCCGAGCAGAGACCGTGTTCAGGTTCCATTAGGCTGTGTGCACTGATAAGATTATCTTGACGGTTTTTTTTTCGGTAATGTAAGCATGGGCTAATGGTTATAGCGTCTCCGCGCAGTGGCGGCCTCGCGGTCCGTCTGCGGGCGTCTGAGGTCGGACGTCGGCGCTGAAACAGGAAGTTCCCCGATGAATGAGATGCACGCTATCTGCGGGATCCGGAGCCGCCCGCTCGTAATAATGCCTGCACTGATCTGAGCCGCGTGCGTGCGCTGAAGTAAGGATCGCGCGCGTTAAGGCCAGGTGGGAGCAGGACCGGCACAGGAACACTGATGATTTGTGAGATCggtaacatttaaaatgaatgctTAGGGCTTTTAAGTTTGAATTCATTTGGcaataataaatgtaatatattacatttattacATAAATTTAATGTCtccgtgtgtctgtgcatgcgtGCGCTCATATGCATAAATATTGCCGGCAGGAGGGAATTTAAGGAACTGACTTTGTGACCTAGTGTTTTGTAGTTATTGTGCTTTGATACAGAGAAGCTCATATGATTGTGCATGTAGTTTAGTTGCAGCTGTGCCGACTGctgtattctttttttgagagctTTTCAGAAGCTCTGCCGTCTGATCGCATTTGGTGTGTATTGTGCTCTGCCGCAGTGACTTGTCCATGCAGTGGAGCCAGCTGTCCCGCTACTGCAGCACGGACCGCAGCAGCTCGCTGGGCAGCATGGAGAGCCTGGACCCCCCTTGCCAGGGCTGCTGTGACAGCCAGCTGTCGCCCGTCGACCCCGTCATCTTCAGCAACAAGCGGGATTCCGCGTACAGCTCCTTCTCCGCCAGCTCCAACACCTCCGACTACACGGTCTCCCTCCGGCAGGAGGACGCCAGCTCTGTAGACAGCCTCTTCCATAGCCTGGGCTCCTGTCGCTATGCCGACGGGCGCTGCCAAGACCCCGACGGCGATGCGGGCCTCTTCCCCGAGGAGCCCAACAGGAAGAGCTACTCCTCCTGCAGACGCCCAGAGGCCCGGGCTCGGCCATTCTCGTACGGTTACGAGGAGGAGCGAGGCCCCTCCTCTGCTGCCAGGGTGCCCCCACAGCCTCCCGTGAGGAGGGACAGCTTCCGGGCTACACGAGGTCGGCCGCGGGCCACCGAGCAGCGCTGCGTTTCTGCTCCCGTCGACATCTCGGGCATCACCGGATGTTGGGTCGAGGATCCCATGAAAATCCAGGACCGGACCTCAGCTGCGACTCCGTGCAAGTTGGCAGACAGCAAACCCTGCCAGCAGGGATGCTCACTGGATCAGTACTACACCTTCAACTCGGAGCTGGAGGCCTGCGACTGCAGCCAACGTACATCTTGCAAGGAGAACCTCTCTGCCTCCCATCTGCTACCAGGAATGTCACCCTCCCCTTCTCCTTGCCCTCTGGATCCTCCCAGTGGGGGTGTGAGGGAGAGCGTGCAGCCCCCCTGCAGCTTACCCAAGGCCCCCAAGAACAAGCTCGGTGTGGCGAGTCACAGGCACAGCGCACCCGACTCCTTGCTGTCCACAGAGCTGTCCACACTGACCCTCCCCGGCAGCCCCAGGCTGGACAGCGACTTAAACCCTCATGGTCCATGGTCCAGATCTTCACTACACTGTGAAGAAGATCCAGAGAACGATTCTGGCAAAAATACGATGCCTCTGGAGAAGTGGTCCAGCAGCAGGTGCTCCACACCCGGCTCGGTCGCAGCTTCTGAGCCCGAAGATCCACAGGCGGAGGGAGAAGCTGCCCAGTCTACCGCGAGCCTGCTCTGTACTCGCCAAACGTGGTGCTCCTCTCTTACCGTGCCTGGAGAAGAATCAGCAGAGCCTCCCCAGCCAGAGGAACCTGCGGCTCTAGAAGAAGATTGCAGAGGTCTATACACGGTCGCCGGCAGAGACGCTCTTGAGCAGGGGAAACGAGACAGAGATGGATTCGGGGATAGAGAGTCCCTAATTCAAGTGGGCAGGCAGGACTGCTCTAGGCAGCGCCGCCTGTCCAAATCCCTCCGCCGCAGCGAACGCTTCGCCACGAATCTGCGCAACGAGATCCAGCGTAAAAAGGCACAGCTGCTGAAGTGCAGAGACTCGGCCAACCTCCTGCAAGGTGAGGAGcccctggaggaggaggagtgggGGGAGCAGCACAGCCTTGGTGCATCCTCCGACATCgcggcagcatccagcaaaattGCCGCTCCTCCGACTTCCAGCGGCAAAGGTCACAGTAGCTTAGGAGACCCTACGTGGGGCTCCCAGCACACGGAGCAAGCTGGGCTTTGTCACATCAGAGTGCTGGAGGAGCCCGGACCAGCAGGAAAACCACGGCGGTGGCGTTGGACGCGGGAGACGGAGCCGTCCTGGACTGCTGGCAGAAGAGCGTCGGAAGAAAGTACTAAACCAGTGACTAAACCTCACTCCTGGTCTAAACTGGAAAATACTGACATCCCTCCTTTCGCAGACCGCAGAAAGTTCTTTGAGGAGACCAGCCGGAGCGTGCCTGTGTTAAGCCAGCCCGGTCCGACCAGTTACCGGCAAAGGCCGGATATGCAACGGAGAAACCTGGAGCAAGTCAAGATGGAGACTCCTGGGCGGAGAACAGAAGTAAACCAGCGGCGCTATTCCTACCAGGGAGATGTTGGTGATGACGTCTTATACCACCAACTCCATGAAGCGAGGAGCACTCTGTCCGGCAGCTTCGACGCTGATCAGCAGATAACCCAGCCCGGCCTGAATAACCACTACGGCGGTGATCCGCTCGACAATCCTGAAGTACTGGAGGTCAAACGGTTTCCCCATATTGATGAGAACAGTGTCCGTCTCCCCATCTCATGCTTGGGTAATCAGATCAGCCCTCAGGAGAAACCGGGACCGAAGCAGATGTGCAGGGCTCCGCTGGAGGTAAGTGTGTGGTAGAGGGTGCCGGGTCTCCTTGAGGAGCACATGGGGTTAGCGGCTTAGCTTTGGTGGAGATTTGGTGTTGGAATCACGTGGCGTTGGTCCCCGGCAGTGTCACCTCTGTACCAGGCCAACAATAGCCCGAGAAAGCGCCTGAAGTCGCCGGTTCCTTTCTGTGCACATATCCATGTCAGCTGGCCGGAATGCAGCTCTGTTTGAGTTCAGCCCTCCTTCTTTGCTGGGCCTGTATTCCATCAAACGGCACAGGTTTCAGGAACGTTCTAGTGCATTTACAAAATTTCCAGGGGCAGAACCGATGGTGAAAAGTCCCGTCTCGCTTTCAGAGTCGGGTTGTAGCATAGCATTAAAGAGCGTGAGTAATAAATTCCAAATTTGATTCTTCGAAAAATCAGTTGACTCCTCCGTGTAAGTCGGCCCCCGGTGAGTTTCTGAGTGTTGATATTCATCGCTTGTAGTTCTGCTTCCTCTAGGCTCCAGTCCATTTTCCATGCCTCAGATACTTTCAGATGAAGGCCTTTGGTTTAGAGCAACACTGATTACCATTTGCCACTGTCTtctgcgac comes from Brienomyrus brachyistius isolate T26 unplaced genomic scaffold, BBRACH_0.4 scaffold90, whole genome shotgun sequence and encodes:
- the LOC125727194 gene encoding protein Shroom4-like isoform X1, whose translation is METVEQLVSFQHTQVQLQGGAPWGFTLKGGLEHGEPLIITKIEEDGKAAQCRKLRLGDELVNINGSALYGSRQEALILIKSSYRTLRMVVRRRSVPVIRPHSWHLAKLSEPPGADGPPAMQLHSGPFGVPWPSAGESSDLSMQWSQLSRYCSTDRSSSLGSMESLDPPCQGCCDSQLSPVDPVIFSNKRDSAYSSFSASSNTSDYTVSLRQEDASSVDSLFHSLGSCRYADGRCQDPDGDAGLFPEEPNRKSYSSCRRPEARARPFSYGYEEERGPSSAARVPPQPPVRRDSFRATRGRPRATEQRCVSAPVDISGITGCWVEDPMKIQDRTSAATPCKLADSKPCQQGCSLDQYYTFNSELEACDCSQRTSCKENLSASHLLPGMSPSPSPCPLDPPSGGVRESVQPPCSLPKAPKNKLGVASHRHSAPDSLLSTELSTLTLPGSPRLDSDLNPHGPWSRSSLHCEEDPENDSGKNTMPLEKWSSSRCSTPGSVAASEPEDPQAEGEAAQSTASLLCTRQTWCSSLTVPGEESAEPPQPEEPAALEEDCRGLYTVAGRDALEQGKRDRDGFGDRESLIQVGRQDCSRQRRLSKSLRRSERFATNLRNEIQRKKAQLLKCRDSANLLQGEEPLEEEEWGEQHSLGASSDIAAASSKIAAPPTSSGKGHSSLGDPTWGSQHTEQAGLCHIRVLEEPGPAGKPRRWRWTRETEPSWTAGRRASEESTKPVTKPHSWSKLENTDIPPFADRRKFFEETSRSVPVLSQPGPTSYRQRPDMQRRNLEQVKMETPGRRTEVNQRRYSYQGDVGDDVLYHQLHEARSTLSGSFDADQQITQPGLNNHYGGDPLDNPEVLEVKRFPHIDENSVRLPISCLGNQISPQEKPGPKQMCRAPLEVHPMKMMEASKLSRNLSLTERDLLNCRSGLRPPEGATPPHCDNVGIVETRRACDTKEDAAQHAQRGRALSEGSVHLAQRLQTNAVTIHISAAEKPTESGIAARKKGVPPPRPPPPDWEKFYRRRASHQSLFSRPFSPAEETPYPARPQEHAGYLDVTRQRSHSLPLSDGTRCVTVLQETCRPAITKGEAPSQAVPYAKLSVSESASNAEQEPARLSDPAHLDSWGGTQRKVSSQSVTEKEPAMVQFSPEIRPSGSPETSTDAEPSLVHPEAGGVMEEPLETDIDTPQAAEAAGSSAKGHPRGPARPGTVLETDIDMVPEDSPSAGGALMARPGPAAQVRGGGAEETAEAKLLEELLPQGGGGDVSREVWRGGRSGLELSVDTLERRARRPPSDPPGPGSRCLSYYATSAAKAQLLTKMKEQTGFGEDEEDHEHSYKKQQLIESLEKKLGVLREAQRGLREDIQANCQLGEEVEALVLAVCKPGEVDKYRMFIGDLDKVVSLLLSLSGRLLRVESTLESLGADCRSQERLGLLEKKKQLLGQLGEAQELKEHVERREQAVCRALGRNLPPEQLRDYSQFVKMKAALLVEQRQLEDKIRLGEEQLCGLRESLALGGVLDWASGFC
- the LOC125727194 gene encoding protein Shroom4-like isoform X2, which translates into the protein METVEQLVSFQHTQVQLQGGAPWGFTLKGGLEHGEPLIITKIEEDGKAAQCRKLRLGDELVNINGSALYGSRQEALILIKSSYRTLRMVVRRRSVPVIRPHSWHLAKLSEPPGADGPPAMQLHSGPFGVPWPSAGESSDLSMQWSQLSRYCSTDRSSSLGSMESLDPPCQGCCDSQLSPVDPVIFSNKRDSAYSSFSASSNTSDYTVSLRQEDASSVDSLFHSLGSCRYADGRCQDPDGDAGLFPEEPNRKSYSSCRRPEARARPFSYGYEEERGPSSAARVPPQPPVRRDSFRATRGRPRATEQRCVSAPVDISGITGCWVEDPMKIQDRTSAATPCKLADSKPCQQGCSLDQYYTFNSELEACDCSQRTSCKENLSASHLLPGMSPSPSPCPLDPPSGGVRESVQPPCSLPKAPKNKLGVASHRHSAPDSLLSTELSTLTLPGSPRLDSDLNPHGPWSRSSLHCEEDPENDSGKNTMPLEKWSSSRCSTPGSVAASEPEDPQAEGEAAQSTASLLCTRQTWCSSLTVPGEESAEPPQPEEPAALEEDCRGLYTVAGRDALEQGKRDRDGFGDRESLIQVGRQDCSRQRRLSKSLRRSERFATNLRNEIQRKKAQLLKCRDSANLLQGEEPLEEEEWGEQHSLGASSDIAAASSKIAAPPTSSGKGHSSLGDPTWGSQHTEQAGLCHIRVLEEPGPAGKPRRWRWTRETEPSWTAGRRASEESTKPVTKPHSWSKLENTDIPPFADRRKFFEETSRSVPVLSQPGPTSYRQRPDMQRRNLEQVKMETPGRRTEVNQRRYSYQGDVGDDVLYHQLHEARSTLSGSFDADQQITQPGLNNHYGGDPLDNPEVLEVKRFPHIDENSVRLPISCLGNQISPQEKPGPKQMCRAPLEVHPMKMMEASKLSRNLSLTERDLLNCRSGLRPPEGATPPHCDNVGIVETRRACDTKEDAAQHAQRGRALSEGSVHLAQRLQTNAVTIHISAAEKPTESGIAARKKGVPPPRPPPPDWEKFYRRRASHQSLFSRPFSPAEETPYPARPQEHAGYLDVTRQRSHSLPLSDGTRCVTVLQETCRPAITKGEAPSQAVPYAKLSVSESASNAEQEPARLSDPAHLDSWGGTQRKVSSQSVTEKEPAMVQFSPEIRPSGSPETSTDAEPSLVHPEAGGVMEEPLETDIDTPQAAEAAGSSAKGHPRGPARPGTVLETDIDMVPEDSPSAGGALMARPGPAAQVRGGGAEETAEAKLLEELLPQGGGGDVSREVWRGGRSGLELSVDTLERRARRPPSDPPGPGSRCLSYYATSAAKAQLLTKMKEQTGFGEDEEDHEHSYKKQLIESLEKKLGVLREAQRGLREDIQANCQLGEEVEALVLAVCKPGEVDKYRMFIGDLDKVVSLLLSLSGRLLRVESTLESLGADCRSQERLGLLEKKKQLLGQLGEAQELKEHVERREQAVCRALGRNLPPEQLRDYSQFVKMKAALLVEQRQLEDKIRLGEEQLCGLRESLALGGVLDWASGFC
- the LOC125727194 gene encoding protein Shroom4-like isoform X3, producing the protein METVEQLVSFQHTQVQLQGGAPWGFTLKGGLEHGEPLIITKIEEDGKAAQCRKLRLGDELVNINGSALYGSRQEALILIKSSYRTLRMVVRRRSVPVIRPHSWHLAKLSEPPGADGPPAMQLHSGPFGVPWPSAGESSDLSMQWSQLSRYCSTDRSSSLGSMESLDPPCQGCCDSQLSPVDPVIFSNKRDSAYSSFSASSNTSDYTVSLRQEDASSVDSLFHSLGSCRYADGRCQDPDGDAGLFPEEPNRKSYSSCRRPEARARPFSYGYEEERGPSSAARVPPQPPVRRDSFRATRGRPRATEQRCVSAPVDISGITGCWVEDPMKIQDRTSAATPCKLADSKPCQQGCSLDQYYTFNSELEACDCSQRTSCKENLSASHLLPGMSPSPSPCPLDPPSGGVRESVQPPCSLPKAPKNKLGVASHRHSAPDSLLSTELSTLTLPGSPRLDSDLNPHGPWSRSSLHCEEDPENDSGKNTMPLEKWSSSRCSTPGSVAASEPEDPQAEGEAAQSTASLLCTRQTWCSSLTVPGEESAEPPQPEEPAALEEDCRGLYTVAGRDALEQGKRDRDGFGDRESLIQVGRQDCSRQRRLSKSLRRSERFATNLRNEIQRKKAQLLKCRDSANLLQGEEPLEEEEWGEQHSLGASSDIAAASSKIAAPPTSSGKGHSSLGDPTWGSQHTEQAGLCHIRVLEEPGPAGKPRRWRWTRETEPSWTAGRRASEENRRKFFEETSRSVPVLSQPGPTSYRQRPDMQRRNLEQVKMETPGRRTEVNQRRYSYQGDVGDDVLYHQLHEARSTLSGSFDADQQITQPGLNNHYGGDPLDNPEVLEVKRFPHIDENSVRLPISCLGNQISPQEKPGPKQMCRAPLEVHPMKMMEASKLSRNLSLTERDLLNCRSGLRPPEGATPPHCDNVGIVETRRACDTKEDAAQHAQRGRALSEGSVHLAQRLQTNAVTIHISAAEKPTESGIAARKKGVPPPRPPPPDWEKFYRRRASHQSLFSRPFSPAEETPYPARPQEHAGYLDVTRQRSHSLPLSDGTRCVTVLQETCRPAITKGEAPSQAVPYAKLSVSESASNAEQEPARLSDPAHLDSWGGTQRKVSSQSVTEKEPAMVQFSPEIRPSGSPETSTDAEPSLVHPEAGGVMEEPLETDIDTPQAAEAAGSSAKGHPRGPARPGTVLETDIDMVPEDSPSAGGALMARPGPAAQVRGGGAEETAEAKLLEELLPQGGGGDVSREVWRGGRSGLELSVDTLERRARRPPSDPPGPGSRCLSYYATSAAKAQLLTKMKEQTGFGEDEEDHEHSYKKQQLIESLEKKLGVLREAQRGLREDIQANCQLGEEVEALVLAVCKPGEVDKYRMFIGDLDKVVSLLLSLSGRLLRVESTLESLGADCRSQERLGLLEKKKQLLGQLGEAQELKEHVERREQAVCRALGRNLPPEQLRDYSQFVKMKAALLVEQRQLEDKIRLGEEQLCGLRESLALGGVLDWASGFC